A stretch of Fusobacterium sp. DNA encodes these proteins:
- a CDS encoding LysR family transcriptional regulator produces MELKQLEYIVKIAEERNITKAAEKMYITQSALNQQLLKLEKELGSQLFYRSRTNWKLTEIGEIYIKNAEKILNIKKETYDHINDLLEKDKSNLRIGLTPERGISMFASVYPKFYKLFPNVSIEPIEMNVKIQEKMIGNGQLDIGFVTLSKEQRIGNNTYVPILEENILMAVPSIHPLAKSVKGEKIQRTDLKLFKNDTFVLLSRNTTMREIIDPLFKKAGFVPNILFETKSSRTLYQMVSNHLACTFISEIYAKENEKIVYFSLPESPSWELCTVYRKGAYLSKAAKSFIKLAEDYWKNNIK; encoded by the coding sequence ATGGAATTAAAACAATTGGAATATATAGTAAAAATAGCAGAAGAGAGAAATATAACAAAAGCAGCAGAAAAGATGTATATTACTCAATCAGCATTGAATCAACAACTTTTAAAACTAGAAAAAGAACTTGGAAGTCAGCTATTTTATCGTTCTAGAACAAATTGGAAACTTACAGAAATAGGAGAAATATATATAAAAAATGCTGAAAAAATATTGAATATAAAAAAAGAAACATATGATCATATAAATGATTTACTTGAAAAAGATAAGAGTAATTTGAGAATAGGACTTACTCCTGAAAGAGGAATATCAATGTTTGCATCTGTATATCCTAAATTTTATAAGTTATTTCCAAATGTTTCAATAGAACCTATAGAAATGAATGTTAAAATACAGGAAAAGATGATAGGAAATGGGCAATTAGATATAGGGTTTGTAACTTTATCAAAAGAACAGAGGATAGGAAACAATACTTATGTTCCTATCCTAGAAGAAAATATATTAATGGCTGTTCCATCTATTCATCCTCTAGCTAAATCAGTTAAAGGAGAAAAGATTCAAAGAACAGATTTAAAATTATTTAAAAATGATACTTTTGTTTTACTCTCTAGAAATACAACAATGAGAGAAATAATAGATCCACTTTTTAAAAAAGCTGGATTTGTTCCTAATATATTATTTGAAACAAAGAGCAGCAGAACATTATATCAAATGGTATCAAATCATTTAGCATGTACATTTATTTCTGAAATATATGCAAAAGAAAATGAGAAGATAGTTTATTTTTCTCTTCCAGAATCTCCATCATGGGAGTTATGCACAGTGTATAGAA